One window of Mediterraneibacter gnavus ATCC 29149 genomic DNA carries:
- a CDS encoding sensor histidine kinase yields the protein MSVQEMINTPGYYYSLAYWLAAFIVTCTNEKRIQGIKRYVTHLIFLAAIVGFMEITDGVRTSLFLPCMLVSVSLFLIYIYRCCQFSLAEAGYYCARAFISGEFAASFGWQIYYYAVKTFQINHVKSVQWVLLVIVYAVIFGILYLLEKYLQKGGKEMHINRRELFTVLIITAAVFAVSNLSYIDKDSPFSSQFAAEMFIIRTLVDMSGMAVLYAYHIQVRELQMKFEVDTLQNILQMQYKNYQLSQESIEIVNQKYHDLKHQIALLKSEAGSRKSVEYLEKMEKEIKIYEAQNKTGNKVLDAVLTSKSLYCQNNGIGLTCVADGSVLNFMEDMDISALFGNILDNAIESVEKLREQEKRLIHLSVAKQKNFLRIRCENYCEESLQFENGIPVTTKKDRRFHGFGMKSIKSTAAKYGGSVTTDLKKNWFELRILIPLS from the coding sequence ATGAGTGTGCAGGAAATGATCAATACTCCGGGATATTATTATTCGCTGGCATACTGGCTGGCAGCGTTCATTGTGACCTGCACGAATGAGAAGAGAATCCAGGGTATAAAACGATATGTGACACATTTGATATTTCTGGCAGCAATCGTGGGGTTTATGGAGATTACAGATGGTGTGAGGACCAGTTTGTTCCTTCCGTGTATGTTGGTGTCGGTTTCTCTGTTTTTGATCTATATTTACCGATGCTGTCAGTTTTCACTTGCCGAGGCTGGCTATTATTGCGCGCGAGCGTTTATCAGTGGAGAATTTGCCGCATCTTTCGGCTGGCAGATTTATTATTATGCAGTGAAGACATTTCAGATCAATCATGTGAAAAGTGTCCAGTGGGTGCTCCTTGTGATCGTGTATGCGGTCATATTTGGAATTTTATATCTGCTGGAAAAGTATTTGCAAAAAGGCGGCAAAGAAATGCATATCAATCGTCGGGAGCTGTTTACGGTTCTGATTATTACAGCTGCGGTGTTTGCAGTCAGTAACCTTAGTTATATTGATAAGGACAGTCCGTTCAGCAGTCAGTTTGCAGCGGAAATGTTTATTATCCGGACCCTGGTAGATATGAGTGGAATGGCGGTTCTCTATGCGTACCACATTCAGGTGCGGGAGCTGCAGATGAAATTTGAGGTGGACACGCTGCAGAATATTTTACAGATGCAGTACAAAAATTATCAGCTTTCTCAGGAGAGCATCGAGATTGTCAATCAGAAGTATCATGATTTGAAGCATCAGATCGCACTTTTGAAATCGGAAGCGGGCAGCCGAAAATCGGTAGAGTATCTGGAGAAGATGGAAAAAGAAATCAAGATTTATGAAGCCCAGAATAAGACGGGGAACAAAGTGTTGGATGCTGTTCTGACAAGTAAAAGTCTGTATTGTCAGAATAATGGGATCGGACTGACGTGTGTGGCGGATGGAAGTGTATTAAATTTTATGGAAGATATGGACATCAGTGCGTTATTTGGCAATATTTTGGATAATGCGATCGAAAGTGTGGAAAAGTTGAGGGAACAGGAAAAAAGACTGATCCATCTGTCGGTTGCAAAGCAGAAAAATTTTCTCAGGATCCGGTGTGAAAATTATTGTGAGGAGTCGTTACAGTTTGAAAATGGAATTCCGGTCACTACAAAGAAAGACCGGCGCTTTCATGGGTTTGGCATGAAGAGTATCAAAAGCACTGCGGCAAAATACGGAGGTTCTGTGACAACGGATTTGAAAAAGAACTGGTTTGAACTGCGGATCCTGATTCCACTT